Proteins from one candidate division KSB1 bacterium genomic window:
- a CDS encoding CHAT domain-containing protein, translated as MSSLDLWAFSPEDYFTSALEEASKKNYSKAIELLKEQIADDSSFVEAFIRIADFYNYSSSLKKGVDYFQIPIKQGRGNVNDYLGLAQLYKHAKDWEKAFENCKTALAKGSTSPYLVDLFVKSALQLKKTNELARVLRAIQKDSAQKHLYNLGYAIWRLQIKKLKKARGTVLSYLEKRKDFYGYKVLGDIEQTAKKFQESNRYYRLALKLNKDFKKISNIEIFKNMANNFQEIDKPDSADYYFKKGLELAQKTAARKEKLEISQAAAFFYKQLRMYQKMANACNEGIEIAREISEIDYLAPLYHDLGFAYEEMTDNDRALKYYSLTLKEAERAENTSLSAKSLFAIGRIYLNSTDLDQAIEYLNQSMKIAKKARHSNTQYLALLKIADIHKSQGEVADAKAAYQKVLRYAQRTQQHSLTEICFVKLSNLYLQPLNTKLKSAIFYLNMADALARQTFQLQYAANHRWMQGKIALLENEIEQAEVNFLEAIQLGKEAGSYMSLIAGQAGLIRTYLAAGIPEYAKAYSDSVLISLNKFYDYCFEEHTLEFFDLLEDVFIPAIKAYANVGDLTKIYETCEQYKAMTHNIVFSKSKYKIKSDMADAVKWKLDLKNQEIHHKWQTLWTMRYKDQRDNLDSVMKIKSEIDSLHQEKQQQLANIAQQYPEYEIFNPTAETLPELQTKLRQLNGTFVHYFIADEATFITVITKNEIYCKRVNVTASYLETLVKQISPFISDNPNAADWGMNPFRLDLAGQVYKLIFEPIKEWIPPQSTVIISPHGIINRLPFGALVTNLEELIDNYDFNYARFLIEDFVISYAPYAKFLTLPNARDKDAQGTLLAFANSTRRPESERVTLRNYYSNGKSKSITDENYLKKISSSFGKDTTELYSGEAATKDRFVKESLNYQIIHLAIPHILDERSALYSKLYFSDSPGGNTLETHEIFNLNLNADLLVLSNQSKFKILDEGSLNGFLLGANLARVPTIVTRIWETAGVNSPELFENFYLNLKLGLSKAEALQQAKVTYLEKVSRNPLQWAPYLLHGDPQPMTFQSSSKYWLIYVTLLGMAVFITLVVWQFLKINKEPTQEVKSA; from the coding sequence ATGTCAAGTTTAGATCTTTGGGCTTTTTCTCCGGAAGATTACTTTACGTCTGCACTTGAAGAAGCAAGCAAAAAAAACTACAGCAAAGCAATTGAACTTTTAAAAGAGCAGATAGCAGACGATTCTTCGTTTGTCGAGGCCTTCATAAGAATTGCCGATTTTTATAACTACAGCAGTTCTCTAAAAAAAGGTGTTGATTACTTTCAAATTCCAATCAAGCAAGGAAGGGGAAACGTAAATGATTATTTAGGATTAGCGCAACTCTACAAGCACGCGAAAGATTGGGAAAAGGCTTTTGAAAATTGTAAAACCGCTCTAGCTAAAGGCTCGACCTCACCCTATCTGGTTGACTTATTTGTAAAATCTGCACTACAGCTAAAAAAAACCAACGAACTTGCAAGAGTCTTGCGGGCAATTCAAAAAGATTCTGCCCAGAAACACCTCTACAATTTAGGATACGCTATCTGGCGCCTTCAAATCAAAAAGCTGAAGAAAGCCCGGGGAACCGTCTTGAGCTATTTGGAAAAGAGAAAAGATTTTTACGGCTACAAGGTTTTAGGGGATATTGAGCAAACGGCCAAGAAATTCCAGGAATCAAATAGGTATTACCGGTTGGCTTTAAAATTAAACAAAGATTTTAAAAAGATATCCAATATCGAAATCTTCAAAAATATGGCAAACAATTTTCAGGAGATTGACAAACCGGACTCCGCAGATTATTACTTTAAGAAGGGTTTAGAACTGGCTCAAAAAACTGCAGCGCGAAAAGAGAAATTAGAGATTAGTCAGGCTGCTGCGTTTTTTTACAAACAACTGAGAATGTATCAGAAAATGGCCAATGCCTGCAATGAAGGTATTGAGATTGCCAGAGAAATAAGTGAGATCGATTACCTGGCACCTCTTTATCACGATCTCGGATTTGCTTATGAAGAAATGACCGACAACGACCGAGCTTTGAAATACTATTCATTGACCCTGAAAGAAGCTGAACGGGCAGAAAATACGAGTCTATCCGCAAAATCTCTTTTTGCTATCGGTCGAATTTATTTGAATTCGACCGACCTGGATCAGGCCATCGAATATCTTAATCAGAGTATGAAAATTGCGAAGAAAGCGCGGCATTCAAATACTCAATATCTCGCTTTGCTGAAAATTGCCGATATTCATAAATCGCAAGGGGAGGTGGCTGACGCAAAAGCAGCGTACCAAAAAGTGCTGCGGTACGCTCAAAGGACCCAGCAACACAGCCTGACAGAAATTTGCTTTGTAAAATTATCAAACCTCTACTTGCAACCGCTAAACACCAAACTGAAGTCAGCGATATTTTACCTCAACATGGCAGATGCTTTGGCACGTCAGACGTTTCAATTGCAGTATGCCGCCAATCACCGCTGGATGCAAGGAAAAATAGCTTTACTGGAAAATGAAATTGAACAGGCCGAGGTCAATTTTCTGGAAGCAATTCAATTGGGAAAGGAAGCCGGGTCCTATATGTCGCTAATAGCCGGACAAGCCGGTTTGATCAGAACCTACTTAGCCGCCGGGATTCCCGAATACGCGAAAGCTTACAGCGACAGCGTTTTAATTTCTCTAAATAAGTTTTATGACTATTGTTTTGAAGAGCACACGTTAGAGTTCTTTGATTTATTAGAAGATGTTTTTATTCCGGCCATCAAAGCTTATGCCAACGTTGGCGATTTGACTAAAATCTACGAGACCTGCGAACAATATAAAGCGATGACACATAATATAGTCTTCTCAAAAAGTAAATATAAAATTAAATCTGACATGGCGGACGCAGTTAAATGGAAGCTTGATCTAAAGAACCAGGAAATTCACCATAAATGGCAGACATTGTGGACAATGCGGTATAAAGACCAGCGGGATAATCTCGACTCCGTCATGAAAATCAAAAGTGAAATCGACAGCTTGCATCAGGAAAAGCAGCAACAACTGGCAAATATTGCGCAGCAATATCCGGAATATGAAATTTTCAACCCCACTGCGGAGACTCTGCCCGAACTTCAAACGAAGCTGCGGCAATTGAATGGGACTTTTGTGCACTATTTTATCGCCGACGAAGCCACATTTATTACGGTGATCACAAAAAATGAAATTTATTGTAAGCGGGTTAATGTGACTGCGAGTTATTTGGAAACGCTCGTAAAGCAAATCAGTCCATTCATAAGTGATAATCCAAACGCTGCGGATTGGGGGATGAACCCGTTTCGCCTGGACTTAGCTGGTCAGGTCTATAAATTAATATTTGAGCCAATCAAAGAGTGGATTCCTCCGCAAAGTACGGTAATAATTTCTCCGCATGGAATCATAAACCGGCTGCCTTTTGGAGCTTTGGTCACCAACCTGGAGGAATTAATAGACAATTATGATTTTAATTACGCTCGATTTTTGATCGAAGATTTTGTGATTTCTTATGCCCCATATGCCAAATTTCTTACTTTACCGAATGCAAGAGATAAAGATGCGCAAGGTACATTGCTTGCATTTGCAAATTCAACGAGGCGGCCGGAATCAGAAAGGGTAACGCTTCGCAATTATTATTCAAACGGCAAAAGCAAATCAATCACGGATGAAAATTATTTAAAAAAGATATCAAGTTCATTTGGAAAAGATACCACTGAACTATATTCAGGTGAAGCAGCAACTAAAGATCGATTTGTAAAAGAAAGTTTGAATTATCAAATTATTCATTTGGCGATTCCGCATATTTTGGATGAGCGCTCGGCACTTTATTCAAAACTTTATTTTTCCGATTCTCCGGGGGGAAACACACTCGAAACGCATGAAATATTTAACCTGAATTTAAATGCAGATTTACTGGTTTTGAGCAATCAAAGTAAATTTAAAATCCTGGATGAGGGGAGTTTAAACGGATTTTTACTTGGAGCTAATCTCGCCCGTGTCCCAACTATCGTGACCAGAATCTGGGAAACCGCAGGCGTCAATAGTCCGGAATTATTTGAAAATTTTTATTTAAATCTAAAATTAGGACTGAGTAAAGCCGAAGCTCTGCAACAAGCTAAAGTTACGTATTTAGAAAAAGTCAGCCGGAATCCTTTGCAATGGGCGCCTTATTTATTACACGGAGACCCCCAACCGATGACCTTCCAATCAAGCTCGAAATATTGGCTGATTTACGTTACTTTATTGGGGATGGCGGTTTTTATAACTTTGGTGGTGTGGCAATTTCTGAAGATTAACAAAGAGCCGACTCAAGAAGTGAAAAGCGCATGA